The Globicephala melas chromosome 20, mGloMel1.2, whole genome shotgun sequence genome contains a region encoding:
- the MED24 gene encoding mediator of RNA polymerase II transcription subunit 24 isoform X3 codes for MKVVNLKQAILQAWKERWSDYQWAINMKKFFPKGATWDILNLAEALLEQAMIGPSPNPLILSYLKYAISSQMVSYSSVLTAISKFDDFSRDLCVQALLDIMDMFCDRLSCHGKAEECIGLCRALLSALHWLLRCTAASAERLREGLEAGTPAAGEKQLAMCLQRLEKTLSSTKNRALLHIAKLEEASSWTAIEHCLLKLGEILANLSSPQLRSQAEQCGTLIRSIPTMLSVHSEQLHKTGFPTVHAVVLLEGTMNLTGETQPLVEQLMMVKRMQHIPTPLFVLEIWKACFVGLIESPEGTGELKWTAFTFLKIPQVLVKLKKYSHGDKDFTEDVNSAFEFLLKLTPLLDKADQRCNCDCTNFLLQECSKQGLLSEASTNNLMAKRKADREHAPQLKSDENANIQPNPGLILRAEPTVTNILKTMDADHSKSPEGLLGVLGHMLSGKSLDLLLAAAAATGKLKSFARKFINLNEFTTHRSEESTKAASVRALLFDISFLMLCHVAQTYGSEVILSESNTGGEVFFFETWMQTCMPEEGKILNPDHPCFRPDSTKVESLVALLNNSSEIKLVQMKWHEACLNISAAILEILNAWENGVLAFESIQKITDNIKGKVCSLAVCAVAWLVAHVRMLGLDEREKSLQMIRQLAGPLYSENTLQFYNERVVIMSSILEHMCADVLQQTATQIKFPSTGMDTMPYWNLLPPKRPIKEVLTDIFAKVLEKGWVDSRSIHIFDTLLHMGGVYWFCNNLIKELLKETRKEYTLRAVELLYSIFCLDMQQVTLVLLGHILPGLLTDSSKWHSLMDPPGTALAKLAVWCALSSYSSHKGQASSRQKKRQREDIEDYISLFPLDDMQPSKLMRLLSSNEEDANILSSPTDRSMSSNLSASQLHTVNMRDPLNRVLANLFLLISSILGSRTAGPHTQFAQWFMEGCVDCLEQGGRGSILQFMPFTTVSAAPPGHWPTLQLRAGQHVAGELGVQRPGGRASSSWTSHPPSPC; via the exons ATGAAGGTGGTGAACCTGAAGCAAGCCATTCTGCAAGCTTGGAAGGAGCGATGGAGTGACTACCAGTGGGCAATCAACATGAAGAAATTCTTTCCCAAAGGAGCCACCTGGGACATTCTCAACCTAGCAG AAGCACTACTGGAGCAGGCCATGATTGGACCTTCCCCCAATCCTCTCATCCTGTCCTACCTGAAGTATGCCATTAGTTCCCAG aTGGTGTCCTACTCCTCCGTCCTCACAGCTATCAGTAAG TTTGATGACTTTTCCCGGGACCTGTGTGTCCAGGCTTTGCTGGATATCATGGACATGTTTTGTGACCGACTGAG CTGTCACGGCAAAGCAGAGGAGTGCATCGGGCTGTGCCGGGCCCTTCTCAGCGCCCTCCACTGGCTGCTGCGCTGCACCGCAGCCTCTGCAGAGCGGCTCCGGGAGGGGCTGGAGGCCGGCACCCCAGCGGCTGGTGAGAAGCAGCTTGCCATGTGCCTGCAGCGCCTGGAGAAGACCCTCAGCAGCACCAAGAACCGGGCCCTGCTCCACATCGCCAAACTAGAGGAGGCCT CCTCCTGGACTGCCATCGAGCATTGTCTCTTGAAGCTTGGGGAGATCCTGGCCAATCTCAGCAGCCCCCAGCTCCGGAGCCAGGCTGAGCAGTGTGGCACGCTCATTAGGAG CATCCCCACCATGCTGTCCGTGCACTCTGAGCAGCTGCACAAGACTGGCTTCCCTACGGTCCACGCGGTGGTCCTGCTTGAGGGCACCATGAACCTGACCGGCGAGACACAGCCCCTGGTGGAGCAGCTGATGATGGTGAAACGCATGCAG CATATCCCCACCCCGCTCTTTGTCCTGGAGATCTGGAAAGCCTGCTTCGTGGGCCTCATCGAGTCTCCTGAGGGCACGGGGGAGCTCAAGTGGACAGCTTTCACCTTCCTCAAG ATTCCACAGGTTTTGGTGAAGTTGAAGAAATACTCCCATGGGGACAAG GACTTCACCGAGGATGTCAATTCTGCTTTTGAGTTCCTGCTGAAGCTCACGCCCTTGCTGGACAAAGCCGACCAGCGCTGCAA CTGTGACTGTACAAATTTCCTACTCCAAGAATGTAGCAAGCAGGGGCTTCTGTCTGAAGCCAGTACGAACAACCTCATGGCCAAGCG CAAAGCAGACCGGGAGCACGCACCCCAGCTGAAATCAGATGAAAATGCCAACATCCAGCCCAACCCCGGGCTGATCCTCCGCGCGGAGCCCACCGTCACCAACATCCTCAAA ACGATGGATGCAGACCACTCCAAGTCCCCGGAGGGGCTGCTGGGGGTCCTGGGCCACATGCTGTCTGGGAAGAGCCTGGACTTGCTGCTGGCTGCTGCTGCGGCCACTGGGAAGCTTAAGTCCTTTGCCCGGAAATTCATCAA TTTGAATGAATTCACGACACACCGCAGCGAAGAAAGCA ccaaggcGGCCTCAGTTCGAGCCTTGCTCTTTGACATCTCCTTTCTCATGCTGTGCCACGTGGCCCAGACCTATGGCTCAGAG GTGATCCTGTCCGAGTCAAACACGGGAGGAGAGGTGTTCTTCTTTGAGACCTGGATGCAGACCTGCATGCCCGAGGAGGGAAAAATCCTGAACCCTGACCACCCCTGCTTCCGGCCCGACTCCACCAAAGTGGAGTCCCTGGTGGCTCTGCTCAACAATTCCTCGGAGATAAAGCTGGT GCAGATGAAGTGGCATGAAGCCTGTCTCAACATTTCGGCGGCCATCTTGGAAATCCTCAATGCCTGGGAGAATGGGGTGCTGGCCTTTGAGTCCATCCAG aaAATCACCGATAACATCAAGGGGAAGGTGTGCAGCCTGGCAGTGTGTGCTGTGGCCTGGCTTGTGGCCCACGTGCGGATGCTGGGGCTGGACGAGCGTGAGAAGTCGCTGCAGATGATCCGCCAGCTGGCAGGGCCGCTGTACAGCGAGAACACCCTGCAGTTCTACAACGAGAG gGTGGTGATCATGAGCTCCATCCTGGAGCATATGTGTGCGGACGTGCTGCAGCAGACGGCCACACAGATCAAGTTCCCATCCACGGGCATGGACACCATGCCCTACTGGAACCTGCTGCCCCCCAAGCGACCCATCAAGGAGGTGCTGACGGACATATTTGCTAAGGTGCTGGAGAAGGGATGGGTGGACAGTCGCTCCATCCACATCTTTGACACCCTGCTGCACATGGGAGGCGTCTACTGGTTCTGCAACAACCTGATTAAG GAGCTGTTGAAGGAGACGCGGAAGGAGTACACGCTGCGGGCGGTGGAGCTGCTCTACTCCATCTTCTGTCTGGACATGCAGCAAGTGACCCTGGTCCTGCTGGGCCACATCCTGCCTGGTCTGCTCACCGACTCCTCCAAGTGGCACAGCCTCATGGACCCCCCTGGCACCGCTCTCGCCAA GCTGGCCGTCTGGTGTGCCCTGAGTTCCTACTCTTCCCACAAGGGGCAGGCGTCCTCCCGCCAAAAGAAGAGACAGCGCGAAGACATCGAG GATTACATCAGCCTCTTCCCCTTGGATGACATGCAGCCCTCGAAGCTGATGCGACTGCTGAGCTCCAATGAGGAAGATGCAAATATCCTTTCGAGTCCCA CGGACCGGTCCATGAGCAGCAACCTGTCAGCCTCCCAGCTTCACACGGTTAACATGAGAGACCCGCTGAACCGAGTCCTGG CCAACCTGTTCCTGCTCATCTCCTCCATCCTGGGCTCTCGGACCGCCGGCCCCCACACGCAGTTTGCGCAGTGGTTCATGGAGGGCTGCGTGGACTGCCTGGAACAGGGCGGCCGAGGCAGCATCCTGCAGTTCATGCCCTTTACCACCGTGAGTGCCGCGCCCCCGGGCCACTGGCCCACCCTCCAGCTCAGAGCGGGTCAGCACGTCGCAGGAGAGCTTGGGGTCCAGCGGCCAGGAGGGAGGGCTTCTTCCTCCTGGACGTCACACCCACCATCACCTTGCTGA